A stretch of DNA from Natrinema salaciae:
CTGTGGTGGATCACTGGTAGGGTGGTCACTCACATGACTGATACAAGGCGTGGCCGCCCTATCTAATGTATGATGACCGATCGACCGCAGTGGGAAGAATCGATGGGACTGGCAGAGGGGTCGACACGGGTCACGCTCACGTGTAGCAAGAAGGAACGCGAAATCTGGAGTAAAGAGGCTGCCAAGGAGGGTTCAGCAGCCGATCCAAATATCTCTATATCTTGATCCAGGAGGCACGGGCGTACCGGGAGCATGGAGTGTTCGCTGATCGGAGTAGTGAGGAGCGGATTGAGGAATTAGAGACGGAAGTTGAACTACTGGAGAATCGATTGGAACGGGAACAAGTGAAACGGAGTGCTCGCGTCGAAGTCGACGATGCGAGGTTCCTTGAACGCTATTTGGAGGATACGTACAAGACGCAGTCCGAGCTGCTACAGGAGATTGTGGAGTCCGGGGCGATGGATGACCTGATCCGAAAACGGATTGAAGACGAGCTGTACGTCATGGCCGGTAAGGGCCAAGTTGAGTATGAACCCGGATGGGGCTGGAGACTCAGCACCGATTAGAGCAAACACCATAGGTTCGTAAAATGGTGTATTTCACACCGTATTTCTTCCATCAATAGTACATCGATACCAATTAGTACTCGTCATTAAAGTTGGACGAGACTGAGTACGTGGAGTATATCAAGCAGCCCCCTCATTTATCGTCATATTTGAATATTCATACGGGAGACCGGTGTTACATACTATCCGTTTAGAATATACAAACGCAAAATCATACAGGTAGAAATCTGCGTTTTTATCACGTCATCTAGCACTGTAGGCCACATTTAGGGGGATTGACGGTGAAGGTCATACGTTACCAATGTTTAGAGCGAAGGCAGCAAACCAGAGAATAGGTGATACATCCAAATTACAGAACATTCAGATTGCTCCTATTCGTTTCTCGAGGATAGGCCTCAAGAGGTTTGTTTCCAGTACGAACTGTGATCCAGTTACTGTGGCGATTCCACTATATAAAGGAGAGATTAGCTCCAATGGTTTCCATCTATGACGAGACTTGTTACGGGCGGTGCAGGCTTCGTAGGTAGCCACCTGTGCGACTCGCTACTTAACAGTGGGAAGCAAGTGATTTGTCTCGATAATATAGGAAGCGGACAGTACCGAAATATCGAGCACCATCTGGACAAAAAAGAGTTCGAATTCATCAACGGAGACGTGAGAGATGATATTGGGAAGTCTCTTTCTACAGAATCCGTAAATCCTGACTCGATCGACCGAATTTATCACCTGGCCTCGCGTGCGTCACCGAAAGACTTCAGATCTCACCCGATCGAAATTGCGACGACGAACAGTCAGGGGACGTACAATATATTCTCGTTTGCGAACGACGTTGATGCTCGTGTTCTGTTCGCCAGTACGAGCGAAATATACGGTGATCCCGAAGTTCACCCCCAGCCGGAGTGGTATGCTGGCAACGTCGATCCACGTGGCCCACGGTCATCTTATCAGGAGGGCAAACGACTTGGTGAATCATTGGCAGTTTCCTTCTACAAAGAACACGGACTTGACGTCCGGACAGCACGCCTTTTCAACACGTATGGACCAAGAATGCGACCGAACGATGGCCGAGTCGTCCCTACCTTCATGTTCCAGGCAGTAGAGGGTCGTAATCTCACAGTTTACGGAGATGGTACACAGACACGGTCTTTGCTCTATATTGCGGATCAGATCCATGGCCTACGTAGGTTGATGGATGCAACCGGATTTGCGGGTGATGTCGTGAACATCGGTAGCACAGCCGAGATCACCATCAACGAACTCGCGAAAATGATAATCCAGCTAACCGGAACGAGGTCCGGAATTACTTACGAGCCGCTGCCAGAAAACGGGCCCCCTCGGCGCAGACCGGATATTTCGAAAGCAGTCAGAAGATTAGGTTGGAAACCCACTATCGACCTCGACTACGGTCTTGACCAGACGTTACTGTACTTCGAAAACCAGATGAGATGATCTCACGGACTTGATTGAAGTCAGATGGTAAGGGGCTCTCCTAGTGGAAGGAAACTGCGGCAGGCTCTTTCATTCGTTTTTGGATCCGTAATTATCGCGCTACTCGTGTGGTATACGGGCTATCGTGAATTCGTTACTGCCTTGAATAGCGCCTCACTTCCACTGATTCTATTGGGAGTCATAATTTACCTCCTTAGTTGGCCCGTTCGGATAATCCAGATGTATGTCTGCCTACTAGTACTCCGTTCCAAACTCGGAGCGAGGGACTTATTCGAGATTAATATCGCGGGATACGCGATCAATGTGATTCTCCCCGCAAAAATCGGCGACGTTGCACGCGCTGTCTACCTTACTCAGGAAGGGGTTCCGATAGATCGCGCCGTTGCCACGATCACGTACATCAGGATCGCAGACCTAGCCGGTGTCACGTGTCTTGCTCTTTTCACCGCGTCGTTTATCGAGACAGCGTTATTCCCTTCGTGGCTTCAGCGAACGTTCATCGGGGTAGTAGCGTTACTTATGATGGTACTCACTTTTGCGATCATCAGCCGTTACGCAGACGGTACAGTCACACTGACCACCACTTGGACGAGAATGATCGGTCTTATCGAATCGCGACTTTTCCATAACATCGTCCACATCGGAGGGCAGATAACCGTTGAATTCGATCGACTTGTTTTCTCTCCCTATTCGCTTTTCACCACAGCTATCACAAGCGTTATAATCTGGATTCTCGAGGCGCTAACTGCCTACGTGATTGCCCTGTCACTTGGTTTCCACACTCCAGTGATCACTATCGTGTTTGCGGTCAGCGTCGCTAATATGACAAACGTTCTCCCGCTGACTCCGGGGAGTCTCGGCGTCTACGAGGCGGCATTCACTGCGTCACTTGGACTCTTCGGCCTTACGACCGGTGCAGTCGTCGCCGTCGCACTTCTCGAACATGCGTTGAAAAATCTGTTTCTCGTTGCCGTTGGGATCCCCATCGCGACGCAACGTGGAACCGGGGTCGTTCTGGAATGGTAGCCAGCCGAACGGTTCATGGTTCGAGTGATGCGAGCATCTATTTCTGTTTAGCGTCTTTCTTCGATGCGATCCAATCGGGTACGTATTTGTTCACTCGCGAGAACTGGAACGAGTGTCTGGAACGCAAGGATCAGGAACAGCACCGTGAGAAGGGGATAGAAGTCGTGTTGTACATCACCTGTTCGTACTACGTCGACGATCGAAACGATACCGGTGTACCCCCCCACGACGAGGAATACGGAACTAAGCGCCATCGCCGTTTGTAGCAGTGGCGATGATTCGTAGGCGAGGATCGTAAGAATCGTACGTATCATACGCCACCCGTCCCGAATAGGGCGAAGTTTGGTTTCGCCCACCCGCGTTCGGTAATCGATAGGAATCTCGGCGATTCTATATCCCTGTTTCGCAGCGTGTAACGTCATCCCCGTCTCGAACTCCAGATTCGCCGTGTACTCCGAATCTAGCATCTCGAAATTTTCGCGTTTCATGGCCCGCATACCGGTCTGGGCGTCAGTGACCGAAACACCGCCAAAAAAGGACACTATAAACGAAAATAGTCGATTTCCGATCATATTGATCGGTGGAATGTTCCTCGTTCCGCGGGAGACCCGTGACCCGAGAACGAGATCAGCACCTGCGCGAATCTTCGCTCTCATATCGGAAATATGATTAGCAGGGTACGTCGCATCGGCATCAGTAAAGACGACGATGTCACCAACAGCGTTCGAAACGCCCGTTCGAAGCGCGTTGGCTTTCCCCCTATTCTGTTCGTGAGCGACGTACCGGACGTTCTCGAGCGACGACGCGAGTGCCTTGCCGATCCTGGGAGTATCATCGGTGCTTCCGTCGTCGACGACGAGTAGTTCGTCCGAATACTCGAGGTATTCCTCGACGACCGATCGCAAAGCTTGCTCCTCGTTGTACGCCGGAATCACGGTAGTGACCGTTGATCCGTTTCGGTGCGTTCGATGGTGATCGTTCGTCTGTCGAGCAGGCGATTCATTACTGGGGTCCCCGTCGGTATCGCCTGTATCGTCGACAGCGAAATCGGTCACGGTGAGCTGCATATCGAATCGTGAACTCTCCACTCGCGTAGCGACTACGTCGACAAAACCAATAATACCGAAACCCCCCGAGTAGATTCGATCAATTCCGGTTGTGAGAGGGGAAAGCGGTTACCGGTCTCAGTGAAAGCTATCGTCGGTTCCGACCGTCGCGCTTCTGAACACCTACGTTTTTCGAAATAAAATACCCCCCGATTTGAACCGTTTCACAGGTTCGTACTCCTCTTCGAAGGCCGGATTGTTCAGGTACTCCGTTCTGACGTCCTCGTTGAACGCGTTTTCCTCGTCGAAATAGCGGTAATAGCCGCTAACATACACGTATTCAACACCGGAGATGCGGTTCCTCATCTCTTCGTACTGGGCGGGAAGCCACACTGACGGGCGATCCGCGTACCATGCGACCACCCACGGTGCATCCGATACGATAACGGCGTCCTCGTCCGTGTGCTCGCGAATGAATTCGAGATCCTCGTTCTCGGCATACTCGGACGCATCATCGTCGGTGACGACGTTTGACGGCTGTTGAGCAGAGAGGCTGCTGAGCACGACGACGTTCGGGGCGAGCAGGACGATAATGAGCACGACAGCAAGCAACGGACGACCGTACTCACGTCCCTGTTCGAACTTCCGGTAGACGAACGCGCTCGCGAAGATGACGACAAAGGGAGCAAACGGCACGAAGAGACGGGTGTGGGGAAGAAAGAACGAGAGTGCAATCAACTGAGACACGATCATGAGAACGATTCCGAGGACGAGATTTCGATGTTTGCTCGGATAGAACTCGAGAAAGCCGCCGATGGCCAATGCCGGAACGAGGAAGTTTCTAAAGAGAGTCGGAATATCGACCGACAGCGCCATGGCGTTAGTTGCCGCTTTTCGCAGCATTATCCCCGGATACGTGAGGAAGAACCCAACCGGATCAACCGGGTCAAACATTCTGTAGAGGGTATCATACGGGTAGATCGCAGTGTACATGAGGAGTTCGTATCTGTAGAGTGAGAACAACGGATCGCCGGTCAGCAAGTAATTTCGTACGAGCCACGGCGAAATCACGATACTGAATCCGGCGGCGAGTTTCGTCATCGCCCGTTTCCAATCGTCGTAGTGGAGGGAGACGAACACGAGAAATCCAGGAAGGAGAAGTAACACGTTGTATCGAGTGAGGTACGCTAAACCGAGGGCAACTCCGACGAGCGCGCCGTTGGACCGTCTATACGCCAAGTAGAGTGCGATCGTGAACAAGAAGGTGAACAGCGGTTCGCTTAGTCCGGATAACGCGTACTCGATGGACAGTGGAGACGTAGCAACAATAATCCCGGCCAACAGCCCGACAGGCTTTTCGAACAGTGCCTTTCCGAAGTGGTACACGACGGGGACGAGTAGTACATAAAAGAAACCCGAGATAGCGTAGACGGCATAGTGATTGACCCCAAAGAGAACGAACGAGGCAGCGACGGCCAACGGAAACAGCGGCGCGCGTTTGAAACTCGGATGGTGGACGAGAGAATCGTCGAACGCGAGGGAGAGCGGGTAGATCTCCTTCGTCGTGAAGCCGTCACCACGGTATATATTTCGAGCGATTTGTGCGTAATCGATGGAATCAACCGTTCGTAATCCGTCCATCTGCAGTACGACCGTTCCAAACAGGATCGCCGCAAAGAGGGTTAGACCGATCGTGTGGAACGTTTCTCTGGACGCGCCCGGAGAGTTCACCATACCTCGTCCTCAGTTACGTTTCCGGCTCGAGAAGCCTATAAGCTGTCCACCGCCGCCTGAACCACGACGTCGCATTCTCTATCCACTCCCGAAGTCTAACCCGTATCAAGCCTCGGAGCAGCTCCACTACCGTGCCGACGGGTGCGACCGTCGTTTCGGGTGAATCGCGCCACGTGATCGGTACCTCCGTGATCCGGCCGCCTCGAGCCCCAACCCGGGTAACGAGGTCGACGTCCCAGGCGAACCCCGGTTCGATGAGGTCCGACCGAACCTCGAGCCACATCTCCCGCGTGATCGCTTTGGCACCGCACTGGTAGTCCGAAAGCGACACCTCGAGTAGCCGCCGGGCGAGCCACACGAATCCCGTCCCGAGCCAGCGTCGCAGTCGGGGTTGCGGCGTCTCGATAACCGCGTTTGGGTGACGCCGTGAGCCGACGGCGAGATCCGCGCGCCCCTCGACAACGGGTTCCAGTACTGCCGCGAGCGATTCGGCCGGCGTGCTGGCGTCGGCGTCGACGAAGGCGAGGACGTCCGTCTCGAGGTGATCGAAGCCACAGGAAACGGCCGCGCCCTTTCCGCGGCGCGTGTCAGCCGCGTGAACGAGCGCTGGCATCGACCGGAGCCGGGAGACCGTCGTCCGGTTGGCTGCTTCCAACTCGACGAGGATCGTCTCCGGGCGTATCCGCTTCTCGAGCGAGCGGACGTAAGACTCGAGCACCGAAACGTTCGGATGATACGCGGGGACAACGACGCCCACAGACGATGCCTCAGTCATGGAGTAGCTCAAATAGGGATTCCCTCCCCATCAGGGCGTAGGTTCAGGGGTGGGAGTCGAACCACAGTTGACGTTCTTGTTCTTCTCCTCAACCGTGTCTGCGGAGTCTGCCGGGACGGACCACGCTTCACCGCTCTGTTCGTTCACGCAAACTACCCTCTCCTCGTCGGTATCCGGCGCAGTCGGCGCAGCTGCGGCAAATCCAGCGAGAAGGCTGATCAAGAGCATACCGACGACGGCAACTTCTAACCAGCGTTCAAATGTCATACGTTGGGCCATTTTGATTCCTCGTCAGACGACACGCTCATAATAACTCGGTGTGCTGTCCTTGCTAGAGAGAGGATTGCAGCGTATATAAACAAATTTCAGTCTATTTGGAGTGATATCTACAATTGACTTACTGCGTTATTCACCGTCGACGAGAGACTCTCGATCGACCTTGTAGATGGTAACGTGGTCATCCTCGTAGGCGGTCGAAATTCCCGGCCGTCGCTCGAATTCGACTACGTCGTAGCGCTCTCGCTCTTCCGGGCCGACGTAGATGTACTCCACGTCGTACTTCTCGAGGAGACGGGCCTGGACGGCCGGCTCCGCGGTATACATGAGTCTCACTTCGACGATGCGGACGACGTACGCTTCGGGATCACGATACCCGATCTGGTGTGCCCACCCGGCCACGGTCGGTACTCCAGTCAGCGACGACGGTGCATTTTCCCACCGATACCGTTCTAGACCGGGTGCGTCCACGATGGTGGGTTGCCCCTCTCGCTGATCGATCCACGTGATTGCGTCGGCCTCCTCCGGATGTTGCGTCTCGACGAACGCGAGCGCGTCGAGCGTGGGGTCGTCGGTCCGCGCGGGCGGTGAGTCCCTCGTGAAGTGCGTCCCGAGCGCCAGACCGCCGTACAGTGAGAGCGTAAGGAGTAATCCGACGACGGCGACCGGCGCTAGTTTCCCCCGAAGAGGGACACCCTCCCACGAGCGGCGATGGACAAGCGAGGGAGGGATGAATCCTGAGAGGATGACGCCGGCGGCGAGACTCCAGAGGATCCACGTCTGAAAGTACGTCTTGAAGACGGTGTTGATCCGGCCGGGGCCGGCACCGTCCTGGAGGTACACGAATTCGACGAGGAGTATCAGGCCCGCACCAGCAACGAAGAGGACTCCCTCGTAGTCGACGTTGTCCGTCTCCCACTGTAAGAGCGCCGCGATCGCGAGGAGCGGACCGACCAGAACGAGTACGCCGACGTTCGCGAACCAACCGACCCCCATCAGGAGGGCGAACAAGACGAGGAGGCGACGGGTTCCCTCTGGGTCAAGAAAGGGTCTAACGCGAGGTAGAAAATAGAGCGCGAAAATAAGCAGAAATGCACCCTGAACGAGAAGAAATTCGCCGATCAGACTTCGTTCGGGAAGGAATCCAATCGGGCGCGAACTCGCCGTCTGAATGACGAACGGCAGGACCGACGCCAAACTGCTCAGCCCGATCGCCGACGTGACGATGGCACCCAGTGCGAACTTGTTTCCTGCACTTATGAGTGGCCGCGTTATCCCGCCATTCGCGTCAGTAGCCTTGGTTGCGGTCCGAATTCGCTGCGGAAGAAGAGTAAACGGGTGCGCCGGAGCGAACAGGAGTGTTACGAACACTAGTCCGCAAGCCGTTGGAAAGCTCCACGTATCGATCAGCATCGTTACTCCGATTACTGGAACGGTACTCCCGAGGAGCAGCCACCGTCGCTGACGGGCGGAAACGGGGGTCTGGTAGTATGCGAGGAGAAGTGCAACAGTGAGAACGAGAAATGGGGTACTCGTAAGATATGCGTGCAAATCACCGTGAACGAAACCATAGAGCGGGAATTCGTTGATCGTATCGCCGATCACGCGCGTCGGGGGGCCTATGTCAAATGGATAGAGCGTCGGGACGATGTTCGGATCCACACCGAAGAAGTCGATAAGTCGGTCGGAAGGCGTGTCCGGAAGTAGCCGCAACAGCAGACCTACGGGTGTGTAGAGATTACTTGCGAAACCGACGAAGAACGCAGCAAAAACACCTGCTGTACGTGGCGGAACCCCACGGGTGTCGGCGATCGCTCGTGCAACACCATATGCACTCGTCACGAGCATTGCATAGAAGCCGGCGAGAGCGAGATTGTACGAGTACCGTCCTGGCGTTCCGGTGAGCCTCGAAAGGAGGGCTGTGATCAGATGCCCACCGTAGTAATACTGAATCGGTTCACCGGCGAACCACATGTCTTCGGGTGGAAGTTGCTCCGACCGTAGCAACGATTGCAAAATTCCGAAGTCGAGAAACGCTTCTCCTCCTTGCGGAGTCACTGCCGGATCGACTGCTCGTATTGCGATTAAAAAGCTGAACGCGACCGTGAACACCAGCAGCGATTCGATATATGACCGCCAATCGAGCATGGGTCTCTGTCCACGCCGAACCGCGACAGCGATTACGAGACCGAGTCCGAGGAGTCCACCACCCAGTGCCATATTGCTGAAAGTGATCTGTCCGATCCAGAATGCGAGTAGTGTGAAGATCACGAGCGAAAGCGGGAGAGCGACGGTCAGTCCTCGGTCGGGAAAGTGCGGAAGCAACCAAGCAGCTAGTGGTGCTCCCAGAAGCGTCAATAATTGAAAAGCCGCCAACCAGAGAATCACTAACCCCCATTCCATCACTCTTGTGTAGGATGATTGTAACAATAGATTCATCGGAAAAAATCCCTCCTTTCCTTCGCTGTGTCTTATAGTAGATCACCAACACCCAATTGTACTGAGTACGGAAGAAACGGTAACAGCTATTCGTGGAACTCGAACGGCCACAGTAATAATAGAAACCCGGTAGATCGAGCGTTGGTGCGCAGCAGCATTCAAACCGGCCGCAAAACCGTAGACGATCTTGGAAGCAGGGCACGCGGTAGGATTCTTCTGGGCTGAATTCGCAGACATCCTCCAGAGGACAGTCCTCACAACGTGGATTCGTCGCCGTACAGACCTCAGCACCGAAATCGATGAGCGCGTGAATGTAATCGCTGCTTCGTCCCGAGGGCAGCAGTTCTTCGGCTAATTCTCAGTTCTCGCTCGCCTCTGGTTTATCACCGCAGTCGAGACCGAAAACGCGTGAGAGAATTCGAGCTACGTTCGTATCGACGGCGGCGACGTCCTTCTTGAACGCATGGGCGAGAACCGAGGTAGCGGTGTATTCTCCGACGCCCTGTAGTTCGAGTAGTTCCGACCGAGTATCGGAACAGTACTATTGTGGTCCTCGACGAGCTGTTCAGACGTCTCTCGGAAGTACCGAGTGCGCTTCCGTAGCCCGAGCGATTCGATATCGTCCGCAAGTTCCTCTTGGGGAGTATCGAGTATCGGTTCCGGTTTCGGATACTTCTGGACGAGATCACCGTAGACATCCAACACTTGGCCTGCTGAGGTTTGCTGGAGCATGAATTCAGCGACGAGCATATTGAACGGTGTAGCATCGTCCGAACGCCAAGGAAGGTCGTGTCGCCCTCGTTCTTCGTACCAGGTGAGTAGATTTTCGACGAAGAAAGCGGACCGGTCTGATGAAGGTATAGACACCTCTGGTCCTACTTTCCCATTTAGAGATTAGGACGCCGATGTCACTCCTCAAAAGGATACCAATCGCAGTCATAAGGCGAATCCTCGCCTTGTCCTCCAACTGAGAGCGTAACAAAGACACCAAAATCGTATTCTAATTCCTCTACATAAGCCGTGAGCTTCTCACGGTCGTACTCGCCTGAACTCCCCGATTTCTTTGTTTCAATCACTAGAAGATTCTCATAGTGTTCTCCCCGTTTGTGAACGATGACATCCGGATAGACCGTCTTAGCATCGAGGTCTTCCGGGTCGACGTCATCAGAGATTTTACTCTTGAGGTACTCCATCGGGATAGCTTTGCTCACGTCGTCCTCGCCGACTCGATTATACTCTACATCAACATCCCATTCCTCGTCTACTTCCTCGCGGAGATAGACGGCCAGTTTATGAGTTATACTCCTCTCGTTGACATCGTACTCCAGTAGGTCGGCATCCTCTTCAGCGACTCTCTCAAGCGCATCGGAGACCACCTGTCGGACCTCTTCTTCGTTCATGTGCTGGTGAATGGGTTATGCGTGAAAATTTTTCTTTTCGCAATTTCGACAGGTATCCCATTGTCCCGTCTTCACTTTCTGCTTTTCACCGTACTCTGAGCACTCACGCCAAACTGAGCGATTTCCGTAGGACATACCCTCACTAACAGAATCCTATGGTAAATCTCTGACTCATAATTCGAGCGTCCACCTTCTGAACTACTTTCACCCCGGTTGGATGACCTTCTTGACAGTCGGTTTCAAAGTATGGACCACACTCAATATGAGCGAGATTATCTGTAAAGCGATCCGGGAGCAGAAAGTTCTCGAATTCACCTACGACGGGCATCATCGAAAGGTCGAACCTTACTGTCACGGCCAAAGCAAGAAGGGCAAAGAGTCACTTCGAGGCTACCAAATCGCAGGAGGGAGCAACTCGCGACGAGTTCCATTCTGGCGTCTCTTTACCGTAGCGAAGATGGGGAACCTAACGCTGACAGACGAGACGTTCAACGGGAACCGGCCCCACTACAACCCGAACGACAAGGACCTATCCCCGATTCACTGCAACATCTAACGATGGACAAGGAACGTGCGAAAGAACTGATGCTCGAAGAACGAGAAGGCGAC
This window harbors:
- a CDS encoding GDP-mannose 4,6-dehydratase, with protein sequence MTRLVTGGAGFVGSHLCDSLLNSGKQVICLDNIGSGQYRNIEHHLDKKEFEFINGDVRDDIGKSLSTESVNPDSIDRIYHLASRASPKDFRSHPIEIATTNSQGTYNIFSFANDVDARVLFASTSEIYGDPEVHPQPEWYAGNVDPRGPRSSYQEGKRLGESLAVSFYKEHGLDVRTARLFNTYGPRMRPNDGRVVPTFMFQAVEGRNLTVYGDGTQTRSLLYIADQIHGLRRLMDATGFAGDVVNIGSTAEITINELAKMIIQLTGTRSGITYEPLPENGPPRRRPDISKAVRRLGWKPTIDLDYGLDQTLLYFENQMR
- a CDS encoding WYL domain-containing protein; its protein translation is MSEIICKAIREQKVLEFTYDGHHRKVEPYCHGQSKKGKESLRGYQIAGGSNSRRVPFWRLFTVAKMGNLTLTDETFNGNRPHYNPNDKDLSPIHCNI
- a CDS encoding glycosyltransferase family 39 protein, which produces MVNSPGASRETFHTIGLTLFAAILFGTVVLQMDGLRTVDSIDYAQIARNIYRGDGFTTKEIYPLSLAFDDSLVHHPSFKRAPLFPLAVAASFVLFGVNHYAVYAISGFFYVLLVPVVYHFGKALFEKPVGLLAGIIVATSPLSIEYALSGLSEPLFTFLFTIALYLAYRRSNGALVGVALGLAYLTRYNVLLLLPGFLVFVSLHYDDWKRAMTKLAAGFSIVISPWLVRNYLLTGDPLFSLYRYELLMYTAIYPYDTLYRMFDPVDPVGFFLTYPGIMLRKAATNAMALSVDIPTLFRNFLVPALAIGGFLEFYPSKHRNLVLGIVLMIVSQLIALSFFLPHTRLFVPFAPFVVIFASAFVYRKFEQGREYGRPLLAVVLIIVLLAPNVVVLSSLSAQQPSNVVTDDDASEYAENEDLEFIREHTDEDAVIVSDAPWVVAWYADRPSVWLPAQYEEMRNRISGVEYVYVSGYYRYFDEENAFNEDVRTEYLNNPAFEEEYEPVKRFKSGGILFRKT
- a CDS encoding glycosyltransferase — encoded protein: MTEASSVGVVVPAYHPNVSVLESYVRSLEKRIRPETILVELEAANRTTVSRLRSMPALVHAADTRRGKGAAVSCGFDHLETDVLAFVDADASTPAESLAAVLEPVVEGRADLAVGSRRHPNAVIETPQPRLRRWLGTGFVWLARRLLEVSLSDYQCGAKAITREMWLEVRSDLIEPGFAWDVDLVTRVGARGGRITEVPITWRDSPETTVAPVGTVVELLRGLIRVRLREWIENATSWFRRRWTAYRLLEPET
- a CDS encoding DUF2298 domain-containing protein, which encodes MEWGLVILWLAAFQLLTLLGAPLAAWLLPHFPDRGLTVALPLSLVIFTLLAFWIGQITFSNMALGGGLLGLGLVIAVAVRRGQRPMLDWRSYIESLLVFTVAFSFLIAIRAVDPAVTPQGGEAFLDFGILQSLLRSEQLPPEDMWFAGEPIQYYYGGHLITALLSRLTGTPGRYSYNLALAGFYAMLVTSAYGVARAIADTRGVPPRTAGVFAAFFVGFASNLYTPVGLLLRLLPDTPSDRLIDFFGVDPNIVPTLYPFDIGPPTRVIGDTINEFPLYGFVHGDLHAYLTSTPFLVLTVALLLAYYQTPVSARQRRWLLLGSTVPVIGVTMLIDTWSFPTACGLVFVTLLFAPAHPFTLLPQRIRTATKATDANGGITRPLISAGNKFALGAIVTSAIGLSSLASVLPFVIQTASSRPIGFLPERSLIGEFLLVQGAFLLIFALYFLPRVRPFLDPEGTRRLLVLFALLMGVGWFANVGVLVLVGPLLAIAALLQWETDNVDYEGVLFVAGAGLILLVEFVYLQDGAGPGRINTVFKTYFQTWILWSLAAGVILSGFIPPSLVHRRSWEGVPLRGKLAPVAVVGLLLTLSLYGGLALGTHFTRDSPPARTDDPTLDALAFVETQHPEEADAITWIDQREGQPTIVDAPGLERYRWENAPSSLTGVPTVAGWAHQIGYRDPEAYVVRIVEVRLMYTAEPAVQARLLEKYDVEYIYVGPEERERYDVVEFERRPGISTAYEDDHVTIYKVDRESLVDGE
- a CDS encoding glycosyltransferase family 2 protein, producing the protein MQLTVTDFAVDDTGDTDGDPSNESPARQTNDHHRTHRNGSTVTTVIPAYNEEQALRSVVEEYLEYSDELLVVDDGSTDDTPRIGKALASSLENVRYVAHEQNRGKANALRTGVSNAVGDIVVFTDADATYPANHISDMRAKIRAGADLVLGSRVSRGTRNIPPINMIGNRLFSFIVSFFGGVSVTDAQTGMRAMKRENFEMLDSEYTANLEFETGMTLHAAKQGYRIAEIPIDYRTRVGETKLRPIRDGWRMIRTILTILAYESSPLLQTAMALSSVFLVVGGYTGIVSIVDVVRTGDVQHDFYPLLTVLFLILAFQTLVPVLASEQIRTRLDRIEERR
- a CDS encoding lysylphosphatidylglycerol synthase transmembrane domain-containing protein, whose translation is MVRGSPSGRKLRQALSFVFGSVIIALLVWYTGYREFVTALNSASLPLILLGVIIYLLSWPVRIIQMYVCLLVLRSKLGARDLFEINIAGYAINVILPAKIGDVARAVYLTQEGVPIDRAVATITYIRIADLAGVTCLALFTASFIETALFPSWLQRTFIGVVALLMMVLTFAIISRYADGTVTLTTTWTRMIGLIESRLFHNIVHIGGQITVEFDRLVFSPYSLFTTAITSVIIWILEALTAYVIALSLGFHTPVITIVFAVSVANMTNVLPLTPGSLGVYEAAFTASLGLFGLTTGAVVAVALLEHALKNLFLVAVGIPIATQRGTGVVLEW